Below is a genomic region from Funiculus sociatus GB2-C1.
AATGATGGTAAACAGCCCAAAACGCTCTGGTAAGTGTTCGGGATGGGGGAGTAGCCCTTGCTGCAACCTTTTGGCTGTAAGTGGCGTGGCGAAGTCTATTAGCAACCCCAATCCCCACAAGACAAAACGCTGTGGAATGGGTACAAATGCGGATAGTAGCCAAAGGCAAGCAGCGATCGCAAAACCTGTGGCGTAGCGAGTAGCCAGTTTGCGCGCTTGAGGAATGTGCTTTGCCGCCCGCAGGTATTCAATCACCAGCACCACCCTACCAGCAAAATACGACAAGGCAAAGCCTGCGGAACTTTCGCCTAAGCCGTGGTGTACATTCACTGCAAGGGCTGCGATCGCTACCATTTGCACGCCAGTCAGCAATCGATGTCCGATGTCATCGCTATCGAATCGGTTGGCGTAGAATGTAGTGCCAATCCATGTCCACCAAATCGGTATAAACAGAAACACAAAGCCGAGAAATCCTGATAGCGATAAATTGTCATGCAGGTTGTGGGCGACTTGAGAAACCGCCACCACAAACACCAAGTCATAGAAAAGTTCCAGCCAAGTAGCGTGGCGGTGTTCGTGTTCGGTTTCTTCTCCAATGCGTAATCGCGGAGGTTGCAACCAACTTTTCATAATAAGTCCTGAGTTTTGAGTTTTTAACTAATGACTATACTGCGGTGGGGTGCTTCTTAATCATCACTAAAGCAGCGATGCCCAAGAGAGCAGCCGCAACGCTTACACACTTCTCAAAGCGAGTTCAACAGTAATAAACAGAACTAATCGAAAACTATCAACACCAAACGCGATCGCTTGTTTTAGCATTTTACTCATCTTGGTACCAATACCCAAGCTTTGGTATTTTTCGCGCAGAGGCTACTACATCTTATCAAGCGAATTACTTCCTGATCACATAGCTGTTTGACGATGTTCGGCATCTTATTTTTTGGGTATTCCCGCCACGAAACTTGGCGAGAGTACCCTGGAGAATAAGATGGCATTTCCGTACCCAACAAATAGTAAGATTAGGACATTTTTTGAAATAAGTAGCCAAGGGCAGCAACAGGGCGCGGCTTTGTTCAATCAGGCATTTTCACGGTGTTAACATAAAAGCCAGTCATTCCCCTAGACCCTATGTTTCCCTTCAAATACCCCGTCCCTCAGACTGATCCGCCGCGATCGCCCAGGGAAACCCTACCGACTATGTACGATCTACCCAGCGAAGACCCGGAAGAACCTGGTTTGCCCGATGAATTCCACGACTTGCAACCCCAATTATTGAGCCTTACTTTTCATCCTCCAAAATATCCGGCTTCGCAAGTCTTCAGTGCCAGTGACATGAACCTTTACTATGATGTGCGTCATGCTCAATGGTATAAAAGACCGGATTGGTTTGGCGTTGTGGGCGTACCTCGACTTTATGATGAAGTTGATATGCGCCTAAGTTACGTTGTTTGGCAAGAGGGAATAAATCCTTTTGTCATTGTCGAACTACTTTCGCCGGGTACAAAGAAAGAAGATTTAGGAGAAAATGACGAGGAAAAGCTGCCATCTGAATCTGAGGATGCAGGCAATGGGCAATTAATTCAGCCTCAAACTGAGAATAAACCGCCTCGAAAATGGGAGGTTTACGAGCAGATTTTACGCATTCCTTACTATGTGGTTTTCAGTCGTTATACCAATCAGCTACGAGTCTTTAAGCTGGTGGGGGCGCATTACCAAGAGCTAGATTTGCAAGAGTCGCGAGTTTGGATTCCTGAACTAGAATTGGGCTTGGGTTTGTGGCAAGGAGAGTTTCAAGGAATTGAGCGATTGTGGTTGCGTTGGTATGATGCTCAAGGCAATTGGATTCTGACTGAAGCAGAACAAGCTCTAATGCAAGCCGAACAGGAACGAACAGAAAAAGCAGAGGCTTTACAGCAGTCCGAACAGGAGCGACAGCGAGCTGAACAAGCGGAATCTAGGGCTGAACAAGCGGAATCTAGGTTAGAATCTCTAATTCAGCGACTCAGGGAATCGGGAATCGATCCTGATGCGTTTTTGAACTCTCAAAGCTAAAAGGAGAAGGGAGCGATCGCTCCCACAAGATTTAACTGAAATGGCGTTGTTCTCGATACAAGCGCAGTGCATACATTCCGGCTGGGGTTGCCCGTAATTCTTTAATTGTTGTTGCCATTTCACTCTTGATGCCATCAAGCTGAGGCAGCATTACGGGATGCTCTGGGGGTAGTAAAGCTGGAGCAGCTAAGGCCGCAAAAGTTATGTCTGCTGCCGAAAATTTATCTCCAACCAAGTACGGACGATTATCTGCTAACTGCTGATTAACTGTGTTGAAAATTTGCTTAATTTCTTGAAGGGAACTTGCTGCTGAAGCTGCTGTAATATTCAAGCTTTGTTGAACTAATCGACGCATTATAGGGAAAGCGATCGCAAACCCAACTTGCTCAACCCAAGGCGTTCCTTTGCACCACACCCGCCGCATCGCTTCCCGGTCATCCAAGCGATAAAAATATGCCCAGCCTCGAATACCAACTCCCAGTTTCGTGTCAAATAACTCTTCAAGTTGTTCGACTTCTCGGCATAGTCCCGGATCAG
It encodes:
- a CDS encoding glutathione S-transferase family protein, which gives rise to MNNQIVTTSAVPRLISIAVSHYCEKVRWALEWLKIPYVEESHVPLFHRFATREYGSSSVPVLVTGADTFTDSTDILHYLNTLAPEGRYLYPPDPGLCREVEQLEELFDTKLGVGIRGWAYFYRLDDREAMRRVWCKGTPWVEQVGFAIAFPIMRRLVQQSLNITAASAASSLQEIKQIFNTVNQQLADNRPYLVGDKFSAADITFAALAAPALLPPEHPVMLPQLDGIKSEMATTIKELRATPAGMYALRLYREQRHFS
- a CDS encoding low temperature requirement protein A, whose protein sequence is MKSWLQPPRLRIGEETEHEHRHATWLELFYDLVFVVAVSQVAHNLHDNLSLSGFLGFVFLFIPIWWTWIGTTFYANRFDSDDIGHRLLTGVQMVAIAALAVNVHHGLGESSAGFALSYFAGRVVLVIEYLRAAKHIPQARKLATRYATGFAIAACLWLLSAFVPIPQRFVLWGLGLLIDFATPLTAKRLQQGLLPHPEHLPERFGLFTIIVLGEAIIAVVDGVSEQKWDIQSAIAAVFGFSIAFSLWWIYFENIDGSSMRSASATGRFSIYNIWLYGHLPLVIGLAATGVGVEHVVSSEAGVAMPDAVRWLLCGSVALCLLSLGILHRTGVIFKCKVRTKYRIGAATVVLVLAIAGMGWPPVAVIGLVAVVCATQVVQDLYQSGKLALE
- a CDS encoding Uma2 family endonuclease, with the translated sequence MFPFKYPVPQTDPPRSPRETLPTMYDLPSEDPEEPGLPDEFHDLQPQLLSLTFHPPKYPASQVFSASDMNLYYDVRHAQWYKRPDWFGVVGVPRLYDEVDMRLSYVVWQEGINPFVIVELLSPGTKKEDLGENDEEKLPSESEDAGNGQLIQPQTENKPPRKWEVYEQILRIPYYVVFSRYTNQLRVFKLVGAHYQELDLQESRVWIPELELGLGLWQGEFQGIERLWLRWYDAQGNWILTEAEQALMQAEQERTEKAEALQQSEQERQRAEQAESRAEQAESRLESLIQRLRESGIDPDAFLNSQS